One window of the Salvia splendens isolate huo1 chromosome 1, SspV2, whole genome shotgun sequence genome contains the following:
- the LOC121808022 gene encoding zinc finger CCCH domain-containing protein 34-like — MQRFSGIQAMEVAPADPVAEWAAPGGETGLEEPMWQLGLGGGPEAYPERPDELDCIYYLRTGFCGYGNRCRFNHPRDRGKAMGALRAGGGEYPERVGQPICQYYMRAGMCKYGGYCKYHHPKQGVGSSAPVALNFYGYPLRPGEKECSYYVKTGQCKFGVTCKFHHPQLAGIPMPAPGPGSFTASAAMPTPAMYPTGPSPGHQSSQQYGVIQGNWPVARPSMLQGSYVPGSYSPMILPPGVVPVPGWTPYSAPVSPAASPSTQQTIGAGPVYGITQLSPSATAYTGPYLSITSSAGPSSGIQKEQAFPERPGQPECQYYLRNGDCKFGATCKYHHPPEWSASRTNYILSPMGLPLRPGAPLCSHYAQNGVCKFGPSCKFDHPMRSLSYSPSASSLTDMPVAPYPVGSTIATLAPSSSSSDLRPEPLSGFSKNPLSSQMSSLSSSSASVGSVFSNTEALPQSSVQQSGQGSVSSSGGSSASHGGEAHTSS, encoded by the exons ATGCAGAGATTTAGCGGGATCCAGGCAATGGAGGTGGCGCCGGCTGATCCGGTGGCGGAATGGGCGGCGCCGGGCGGAGAAACCGGCCTTGAAG AGCCTATGTGGCAATTGGGCCTCGGTGGAGGACCCGAAGCGTACCCGGAGAGGCCCGATGAGCTCGATTGCATCTATTACTTGAGGACTGGTTTCTGTGGATACGGCAATCGCTGCCGGTTCAATCATCCCCGGGATCGTGGCAAG GCAATGGGAGCTCTTAGAGCTGGTGGAGGTGAGTACCCGGAACGTGTTGGCCAACCAATCTGTCAG TACTACATGCGGGCAGGAATGTGTAAATATGGTGGTTACTGCAAGTATCATCATCCAAAGCAAGGAGTTGGATCTTCAGCCCCTGTGGCACTGAATTTTTATGGATATCCTCTGCGACCG GGAGAAAAAGAATGTTCATATTATGTAAAGACAGGGCAGTGCAAGTTTGGTGTCACCTGTAAATTTCATCATCCACAGCTGGCCGGGATACCAATGCCAGCCCCTGGTCCTGGGTCTTTCACTGCTTCAGCAGCTATGCCAACACCAGCTATGTATCCAACTGGACCGTCTCCTGGCCATCAATCTTCTCAACAATATGGGGTTATTCAAGGCAACTGGCCAGTTGCCAGGCCTTCCATGCTTCAAGGCTCTTATGTTCCTGGAAGTTACAGTCCCATGATCCTTCCCCCTGGAGTCGTTCCCGTTCCTGGCTGGACTCCCTATTCG GCACCTGTTAGTCCGGCAGCCTCACCAAGTACTCAGCAAACAATTGGGGCAGGCCCGGTTTATGGGATAACCCAATTGTCTCCTTCCGCTACTGCCTATACAGGACCATACCTTTCCATTACATCTTCCGCTGGCCCCTCAAGCGGCATTCAAAAAGAACAAGCATTTCCGGAAAGACCTGGCCAACCAGAATGTCAGTACTATCTAAGGAATGGGGACTGTAAATTCGGAGCTACATGTAAATATCATCATCCACCTGAGTGGAGTGCATCAAGGACCAATTACATACTTAGCCCAATGGGTCTACCACTACGCCCA GGTGCACCTCTTTGTTCTCACTATGCACAGAATGGAGTGTGCAAATTCGGGCCCTCTTGCAAATTTGATCATCCGATGAGATCTCTGAGCTACAGCCCTTCTGCATCCTCTCTGACCGACATGCCAGTTGCTCCTTACCCGGTGGGATCCACAATTGCAACTCTGGCCCCATCATCCTCATCATCAGATCTAAGGCCCGAGCCACTTTCTGGGTTCAGCAAAAACCCACTGTCGTCTCAAATGTCTTCTTTGAGCAGCTCAAGTGCATCAGTTGGCTCAGTATTCTCAAACACCGAGGCTCTTCCTCAGTCATCTGTTCAGCAGTCTGGGCAGGGATCGGTCTCTTCAAGTGGTGGCAGTAGCGCAAGTCATGGTGGTGAGGCACACACATCAAGCTGA
- the LOC121793811 gene encoding uncharacterized protein LOC121793811, with amino-acid sequence MEGLTEDEKKALRGSKFAPLPPGTNQARPQSRLAHPGGPMKTNKAAALAKFLERKLQEPNGLASVDPKLVELAVRNAKKTVQCSGASTSGRIVHHVNKFDDAEDLEKEDINGTSLPKKHKQKKKKKKDKTQKKKQKKLDDSTADVSKRPKKKFKL; translated from the exons atggAAGGACTGACGGAAGACGAGAAAAAGGCGCTGAGAGGAAGCAAATTTGCTCCTCTTCCACCTGGAACCAATCAAGCTCGACCACAATCCAG GCTGGCACACCCTGGGGGGCCGATGAAGACGAACAAGGCAGCTGCCTTGGCAAAGTTCCTCGAAAGAAAGCTTCAGGAGCCAAATGGGCTTGCTTCTGTTGATCCAAAGCTTGTTGAGCTAGCTGTGAGAAACGCCAAAAAAACGGTTCAATGCA GTGGGGCTTCAACATCAGGAAGAATCGTTCATCATGTGAACAAGTTTGATGATGCTGAG GACTTGGAAAAAGAGGATATAAATGGAACATCCTTGCCAAAAAAACATAagcagaagaagaaaaagaagaaagacaaaacccaaaagaaaaaacaaaag AAATTGGACGATTCCACTGCTGATGTTTCAAAGAGACCGAAAAAGAAGTTTAAACTGTGA
- the LOC121757578 gene encoding ethylene-responsive transcription factor ERF086-like, giving the protein MSSHKPSHEKPFTLFEPILTDTGFTLLQRNTAAAAHPGDRRGRKKQAEPGRFLGVRRRPWGRYAAEIRDPTTKERHWLGTFDTAQEAALAYDRAALSIKGTQARTNFIYSDQTTFHSSFQLQSFLHPSPTQTTNTPSLEIPQAPVQPGHDTCHESSCSPNDDQDSLFNLSKSDTSSGYLDCIVPNNYLNPSPTSSSKNKETSFSSSDSAAAAWSLDHTYADVSTHQEFNYGLWDSQQQWELSSCELSAMINNSINMEENRGDFDEIMSNAATSSNAAASFFPCLGDLADMGQSLF; this is encoded by the coding sequence ATGTCATCACATAAACCCTCCCATGAAAAGCCCTTCACCCTCTTTGAGCCCATCCTCACTGACACAGGCTTCACACTCCTCCAGCGCAACACGGCGGCAGCGGCGCACCCGGGCGACCGCCGCGGCCGCAAAAAGCAGGCGGAACCGGGGCGCTTCCTCGGCGTGAGGCGGCGCCCGTGGGGCCGGTACGCGGCCGAGATCCGGGACCCCACCACCAAGGAGAGGCACTGGCTGGGCACCTTTGACACTGCCCAAGAGGCAGCATTGGCCTATGACAGGGCAGCCCTCTCCATCAAAGGCACACAAGCAAGAACCAACTTCATCTACTCTGATCAAACCACTTTCCACTCCTCCTTCCAGCTCCAATCCTTCTTGCACCCATCACCAACACAAACCACCAACACTCCGAGCCTCGAGATTCCTCAGGCCCCGGTCCAGCCGGGGCACGACACGTGTCATGAATCTTCTTGTTCACCGAATGACGATCAAGACAGTTTATTCAACTTGTCCAAATCTGACACAAGCTCTGGCTACTTGGACTGCATTGTCCCAAACAACTACTTGAACCCTTCTCCAACCTCTTCAAGCAAGAATAAAGAAACCTCCTTCTCATCCTCCGATTCGGCTGCGGCGGCATGGAGCCTTGATCACACATATGCAGATGTTTCTACACACCAAGAATTCAACTATGGATTGTGGGACAGTCAGCAGCAGTGGGAGCTGAGTTCTTGTGAGCTCTCAGCAATGATTAACAATTCAATTAATATGGAAGAGAATAGGGGAGATTTTGATGAAATTATGAGTAATGCAGCAACTAGTAGTAATGCTGCTGCATCTTTTTTCCCTTGTTTGGGGGATTTAGCTGACATGGGACAGTCTCTATTTTGA